The Danio rerio strain Tuebingen ecotype United States chromosome 1, GRCz12tu, whole genome shotgun sequence genome includes a region encoding these proteins:
- the LOC100332351 gene encoding uncharacterized protein isoform X2, whose protein sequence is MEVCQSAVENPPVQDSEQAEVQTAMLWSIQEAVQRQTLQIGVSACGATAVVDVLQALGISVSPETVNHCVRTSLRRNEAPLHDYLHSRSTAGATHQQLICGADQASGGRVIGRFFALHPRRRVKLVPWLARWILRGAVPVATMNMQRAVPEGEEIPDAWHHQLIFGVGPSAVFMTNPLDVVSEEEVHERLCSESVLLIRREDILKRLTPDVQLPQISQQHPDSRWKTLDVEGQVHQMISEEAQADDVRQKTPHLLIPAAYSSGVTFFALRDSAVGQELLSTPDLPPL, encoded by the exons ATGGAGGTGTGCCAGTCTGCGGTGGAGAACCCCCCTGTGCAGGACTCTGAGCAGGCGGAGGTCCAGACGGCGATGCTGTGGAGCATCCAGGAGGCGGTGCAGAGGCAGACGCTGCAGATCGGGGTGTCTGCGTGCGGAGCGACCGCTGTGGTGGACGTCCTGCAGGCGCTTGGCATCTCCGTGAGCCCAGAGACGGTCAACCACTGCGTCAGGACCAGTCTGAGGAGGAATGAGGCGCCTCTGCATGATTATCTGCACTCGCGGAGCACGGCTG GAGCAACGCACCAGCAGCTGATATGCGGAGCGGATCAGGCCAGCGGCGGACGTGTCATTGGTCGATTCTTTGCTCTGCATCCTCGCCGGCGAGTAAAGCTGGTACCATGGTTAGCGCGCTGGATTCTGCGCGGAGCCGTTCCCGTCGCCACTATGAACATGCAGAGAGCTGTTCCTGAAGGAGAGGAGATACCCGACGCCTGGCATCACCAGCTTATCTTCGGAGTTGGACCAAGTGCTGTCTTCATGACCAACCCTCTCGACGTAG TGAGTGAAGAGGAGGTTCATGAGCGTCTGTGCAGTGAGTCTGTGCTGCTCATACGACGGGAGGATATTCTGAAGAGACTCACGCCTGACGTTCAGCTGCCACAGATCTCACAGCAGCATCCGGACTCGCGCTGGAAAACACTTGACGTGGAGG GTCAGGTCCACCAGATGATCAGTGAGGAAGCGCAGGCTGATGATGTCCGTCAGAAAACTCCTCATCTGCTGATTCCAGCGGCGTACAGCTCCGGCGTCACTTTCTTTGCTCTCAGAGACTCTGCTGTGGGTCAGGAGCTGCTCAGCACTCCAGATCTGCCTCCCCTGTGA
- the LOC100332351 gene encoding uncharacterized protein isoform X1, with the protein MIVMSANRRTKTNRSLSEGSERSFSGEVMEVCQSAVENPPVQDSEQAEVQTAMLWSIQEAVQRQTLQIGVSACGATAVVDVLQALGISVSPETVNHCVRTSLRRNEAPLHDYLHSRSTAGATHQQLICGADQASGGRVIGRFFALHPRRRVKLVPWLARWILRGAVPVATMNMQRAVPEGEEIPDAWHHQLIFGVGPSAVFMTNPLDVVSEEEVHERLCSESVLLIRREDILKRLTPDVQLPQISQQHPDSRWKTLDVEGQVHQMISEEAQADDVRQKTPHLLIPAAYSSGVTFFALRDSAVGQELLSTPDLPPL; encoded by the exons ATGGAGGTGTGCCAGTCTGCGGTGGAGAACCCCCCTGTGCAGGACTCTGAGCAGGCGGAGGTCCAGACGGCGATGCTGTGGAGCATCCAGGAGGCGGTGCAGAGGCAGACGCTGCAGATCGGGGTGTCTGCGTGCGGAGCGACCGCTGTGGTGGACGTCCTGCAGGCGCTTGGCATCTCCGTGAGCCCAGAGACGGTCAACCACTGCGTCAGGACCAGTCTGAGGAGGAATGAGGCGCCTCTGCATGATTATCTGCACTCGCGGAGCACGGCTG GAGCAACGCACCAGCAGCTGATATGCGGAGCGGATCAGGCCAGCGGCGGACGTGTCATTGGTCGATTCTTTGCTCTGCATCCTCGCCGGCGAGTAAAGCTGGTACCATGGTTAGCGCGCTGGATTCTGCGCGGAGCCGTTCCCGTCGCCACTATGAACATGCAGAGAGCTGTTCCTGAAGGAGAGGAGATACCCGACGCCTGGCATCACCAGCTTATCTTCGGAGTTGGACCAAGTGCTGTCTTCATGACCAACCCTCTCGACGTAG TGAGTGAAGAGGAGGTTCATGAGCGTCTGTGCAGTGAGTCTGTGCTGCTCATACGACGGGAGGATATTCTGAAGAGACTCACGCCTGACGTTCAGCTGCCACAGATCTCACAGCAGCATCCGGACTCGCGCTGGAAAACACTTGACGTGGAGG GTCAGGTCCACCAGATGATCAGTGAGGAAGCGCAGGCTGATGATGTCCGTCAGAAAACTCCTCATCTGCTGATTCCAGCGGCGTACAGCTCCGGCGTCACTTTCTTTGCTCTCAGAGACTCTGCTGTGGGTCAGGAGCTGCTCAGCACTCCAGATCTGCCTCCCCTGTGA
- the LOC100332351 gene encoding uncharacterized protein isoform X4, with the protein MEVCQSAVENPPVQDSEQAEVQTAMLWSIQEAVQRQTLQIGVSACGATAVVDVLQALGISVSPETVNHCVRTSLRRNEAPLHDYLHSRSTAGQVHQMISEEAQADDVRQKTPHLLIPAAYSSGVTFFALRDSAVGQELLSTPDLPPL; encoded by the exons ATGGAGGTGTGCCAGTCTGCGGTGGAGAACCCCCCTGTGCAGGACTCTGAGCAGGCGGAGGTCCAGACGGCGATGCTGTGGAGCATCCAGGAGGCGGTGCAGAGGCAGACGCTGCAGATCGGGGTGTCTGCGTGCGGAGCGACCGCTGTGGTGGACGTCCTGCAGGCGCTTGGCATCTCCGTGAGCCCAGAGACGGTCAACCACTGCGTCAGGACCAGTCTGAGGAGGAATGAGGCGCCTCTGCATGATTATCTGCACTCGCGGAGCACGGCTG GTCAGGTCCACCAGATGATCAGTGAGGAAGCGCAGGCTGATGATGTCCGTCAGAAAACTCCTCATCTGCTGATTCCAGCGGCGTACAGCTCCGGCGTCACTTTCTTTGCTCTCAGAGACTCTGCTGTGGGTCAGGAGCTGCTCAGCACTCCAGATCTGCCTCCCCTGTGA